The genomic segment CATCAAATATTGCTGCAACTAAATGTGATTTATTAATAACTCTTGGAGCTAGATTTAGTGATAGAGTTATAAGCAATCAAAATCATATAAAAAATGCAAAGATATTACAAATAGATGTTGATCCAGCAGAAATAAATAAAAATATAAAAGTTGATACATGTATAGTAGGAGATTTAAAGGTGGCACTAAATCAATTAATACCAATAATTGATGAAAAGAAAAATGACGAATGGTTGAATACTATAAATAATTTAAAAGAGAATAATAAATTAGTGCCATGCTGCGATTTGACTCCGGAATTGTTCTTTGATAGGTTGAATAAATTAAATGACGGAAGTTTTATAATTTCTACTGAAGTTGGGCAACATCAAATGTGGACTGCTCAATATTTCAATTTTAAAAGTGAAAGAACATTTATAACATCAGGTGGGCTTGGAACTATGGGATATGGTCTTGGAGCAGCAATTGGAGCTCAGATAGGTAGACTTGATAAAAGAGTATTTAATATTGCAGGGGATGGAAGTTTTGGAATGAACTGCAATGAATTAGTTACTGCTGTTAAAAACAATCTTCCATTAATTCAAGTTATTATGAATAATAATTGTTTAGGAATGGTAAGGCAATGGCAAGATTTCTTCTACGAAGGAAGATATTCTGAGACAACCTTAGATAGACCTACAGATTACGTTAAGCTTGCTGAAGCTTTTGGAGCTAAAGCATTTAGAATAACTCAAGTAGATGAAATAGACGATATACTTAGAAAAGCTCTGGATTCAGAAGGTCCAGTTCTTATAGATTATCTAATAAACAGTGATAAAAAAGTTTTTCCTATGGTTGCACCTGGTGCGCCAATTAACCAAATAATAAGTGAAGAAGATATTAATATTAACTAGGAGGTCATTAAAATGCCAAAAATGTATTACGAAAAAGACACAGATTTAAATTTATTAAGAGGAAAGAAAGTTGCTATAATAGGATATGGTAGCCAAGGGCACGCACATGCATTAAATCTTCATGAAAGTGGAGTAGATGTTGTTGTTGGATTGTATAACGGAAGTAAATCTTGGGCTAAAGCAGAAGCAGCAGGATTGCAAGTTGCAACTGTTGCAGATGCAGCAAAAGCAGCAGATTTAATCATGATTTTATTACCAGATGAAAAACAAGCAAAAATATATAATGAAGAAATTGCTCCAAACTTAGAAGAAGGAAATGCATTAGTATTTGCTCATGGATTTAACATACACTTTGGTCAAGTGGTTCCACCATCATACGTTGATGTATTTATGGTTGCTCCTAAAGGTCCAGGACATTTAGTAAGAAGAACATATACTGAAGGTGCTGGAGTACCTTGTTTAATAGCTGTACATCAGGATGCAACAGGAAAAGCTAAACAATATGCATTAGCATATGCTAATGGAATTGGAGGAGCAAGAGCAGGAGTTCTTGAAACTACATTTAAAGATGAAACAGAAACAGATTTATTCGGAGAACAAGCAGTTCTTTGTGGCGGAGTTTCAGAACTTATCAAAGCTGGATTTGAAACTTTAGTAGAAGCAGGCTATGCTCC from the Clostridium beijerinckii genome contains:
- the ilvB gene encoding biosynthetic-type acetolactate synthase large subunit: MLLTGAEILIKSLLDEGVETIFGYPGGAVLNIYDELYKYKDKIRHVLTCHEQGASHAADGYARATGKVGVCLATSGPGATNLVTGIATAYMDSIPMVAITGNVAKPLLGKDSFQEVDITGITMPITKHNYIVRDINELQDIIREAFYIAQEGRPGPVLIDIPKDITAEKTQYNKIIPKEVIRKSEHITEKSLQEAVELINQSKRPLIYAGGGIGISGATSELIKFAEKINCPVSTSLMCMSEFPNDHELYTGMIGMHGTKASNIAATKCDLLITLGARFSDRVISNQNHIKNAKILQIDVDPAEINKNIKVDTCIVGDLKVALNQLIPIIDEKKNDEWLNTINNLKENNKLVPCCDLTPELFFDRLNKLNDGSFIISTEVGQHQMWTAQYFNFKSERTFITSGGLGTMGYGLGAAIGAQIGRLDKRVFNIAGDGSFGMNCNELVTAVKNNLPLIQVIMNNNCLGMVRQWQDFFYEGRYSETTLDRPTDYVKLAEAFGAKAFRITQVDEIDDILRKALDSEGPVLIDYLINSDKKVFPMVAPGAPINQIISEEDININ
- the ilvC gene encoding ketol-acid reductoisomerase, yielding MPKMYYEKDTDLNLLRGKKVAIIGYGSQGHAHALNLHESGVDVVVGLYNGSKSWAKAEAAGLQVATVADAAKAADLIMILLPDEKQAKIYNEEIAPNLEEGNALVFAHGFNIHFGQVVPPSYVDVFMVAPKGPGHLVRRTYTEGAGVPCLIAVHQDATGKAKQYALAYANGIGGARAGVLETTFKDETETDLFGEQAVLCGGVSELIKAGFETLVEAGYAPENAYFECMHEMKLIVDLLYQGGLSMMRYSISDTAEYGDYQIGRRIITDETKKEMKKVLTEIQDGTFAKNWLLENQTNRPGFNARRRMEAEHPIEKVGKELRGMMSWIDTAKVD